From a single Microbacterium terrisoli genomic region:
- a CDS encoding phosphoribosyl-ATP diphosphatase produces the protein MKTFDSLFVELSAKAADRPDGSKTVAELDAGIHAIGKKVVEEAAEVWMAAEYETTDAAAAEISQLLYHLQVMMIAKGLSLQDVYRHL, from the coding sequence GTGAAGACGTTCGACTCTCTGTTCGTAGAGCTGTCCGCGAAGGCGGCTGACCGCCCCGACGGCTCGAAGACCGTCGCAGAGTTGGACGCCGGAATCCATGCCATCGGCAAGAAAGTCGTCGAAGAGGCCGCCGAGGTGTGGATGGCCGCCGAGTACGAGACGACGGATGCCGCGGCCGCCGAGATCTCGCAGCTGCTGTACCACCTCCAGGTCATGATGATCGCGAAGGGGCTGAGCCTGCAGGACGTGTACCGACATCTCTGA
- the hisF gene encoding imidazole glycerol phosphate synthase subunit HisF, which translates to MTLATRVIPCLDVAAGRVVKGVNFQNLRDMGDPVQLAELYFVQGADEITFLDVTATVDDRSTTYDVVRQTAEKVFIPLTVGGGVRTVDDVARLLAVGADKVGVNSAAIARPQLIDEIADRFGAQVLVLSLDVKRSDVADSGFVVTTHGGRVETTLDALVWAREAIERGAGELLVNSIDADGTKNGFDLELIALMREISSAPVIASGGAGAVEHFAPAVHAGADAVLAASVFHSGQLAIADVKAALAADGVPVRRTPYTAPQAAHTEGSTS; encoded by the coding sequence ATGACGCTCGCGACCCGTGTCATCCCGTGCCTGGACGTCGCCGCCGGCCGGGTCGTGAAGGGTGTGAATTTCCAGAATCTGCGCGACATGGGCGACCCTGTGCAGCTGGCCGAGCTGTACTTCGTCCAGGGCGCTGATGAGATCACCTTCCTGGATGTCACGGCCACCGTCGATGATCGCTCCACGACATACGACGTGGTCCGCCAGACCGCTGAGAAGGTTTTCATCCCGCTGACCGTCGGCGGGGGAGTGCGCACGGTGGACGATGTTGCGCGACTGCTGGCCGTGGGCGCCGACAAGGTCGGCGTCAACTCCGCCGCGATCGCACGGCCCCAGCTGATCGATGAGATCGCAGACCGATTCGGTGCACAGGTGCTCGTGCTGAGCCTGGACGTCAAGCGCTCCGACGTCGCCGATTCCGGGTTCGTGGTCACCACTCACGGCGGACGGGTGGAGACGACGCTGGATGCTCTGGTGTGGGCGCGCGAGGCGATCGAGCGGGGAGCCGGCGAACTGCTGGTGAACTCCATCGACGCCGACGGCACGAAGAATGGCTTCGACCTCGAGTTGATTGCCCTGATGCGCGAGATCTCGTCGGCGCCGGTCATCGCGTCCGGCGGTGCAGGCGCGGTGGAGCACTTCGCCCCGGCCGTGCACGCAGGAGCGGATGCGGTGCTGGCAGCCTCGGTGTTCCACTCGGGTCAGCTCGCGATCGCCGACGTCAAAGCCGCACTGGCCGCCGACGGCGTCCCCGTGCGCCGCACGCCATACACCGCGCCGCAGGCGGCGCACACGGAAGGAAGCACCTCATGA
- the hisI gene encoding phosphoribosyl-AMP cyclohydrolase: MTGSVDERIARVAFNDQGLVPAVIQQWDTREVLMLGWMDAEALRRTLTEGRVTFWSRSRGEYWRKGDTSGHIQLVRGARLDCDGDTVLISVQQVGAACHTGDRTCFDADDLEPVSGGRP, translated from the coding sequence ATGACCGGCTCCGTCGACGAGCGCATCGCGCGCGTCGCGTTCAACGACCAAGGCCTCGTGCCGGCCGTCATCCAGCAGTGGGACACGCGGGAAGTGCTGATGTTGGGTTGGATGGATGCCGAAGCCCTGCGTCGAACGCTCACCGAGGGGCGCGTGACCTTCTGGTCGCGCTCGCGCGGCGAGTACTGGCGCAAGGGCGACACCTCCGGACACATCCAGCTCGTCCGCGGCGCGCGCCTGGACTGCGACGGCGACACCGTGCTGATCAGCGTCCAGCAGGTCGGGGCTGCGTGCCACACCGGTGACCGCACCTGCTTCGACGCCGACGACCTGGAGCCGGTGTCCGGGGGCCGCCCGTGA
- the hisG gene encoding ATP phosphoribosyltransferase, whose protein sequence is MLRIAVPNKGSLAETATEMLSEAGYTGRRDTKDLHVIDPDNGVEFFYLRPRDIATYVGSGALDVGITGRDLLLDARGRAREIESLGFGESTFRFAGPPGRFSDVADLDGVRVATSYPGLVDSYLDAQGIAVDLVPLDGAVESAVDLGVADAVADVVSTGTTLRQAGLEVFGPVMLQSEAVVIAGPHDADGTETLLRRLRGVMVARRYVLIDYDLPAALVDQAVALAPGIESPTISPLRDPEWVAVRVMSLRKTVNQVMDGLYALGARAILVTAIDAARL, encoded by the coding sequence ATGCTGCGAATCGCCGTCCCCAACAAGGGATCCTTGGCTGAAACTGCCACCGAGATGCTCAGCGAGGCCGGTTACACCGGCCGCCGCGACACGAAAGACCTGCACGTGATCGACCCCGACAACGGGGTCGAGTTCTTCTACCTGCGCCCGCGCGACATCGCCACCTACGTCGGATCCGGTGCCTTGGATGTCGGGATCACCGGTCGCGACCTGCTGCTGGACGCCCGGGGACGGGCGCGAGAGATCGAATCGCTCGGCTTCGGCGAGTCCACCTTCCGCTTCGCCGGCCCTCCCGGCCGGTTCTCCGACGTCGCTGACCTGGACGGCGTGCGCGTGGCGACCTCGTACCCCGGCCTGGTCGACTCGTACCTGGACGCGCAGGGCATCGCTGTGGACCTCGTGCCGCTGGATGGGGCCGTGGAGTCCGCGGTCGATCTCGGCGTGGCCGACGCGGTGGCCGATGTGGTCTCCACCGGCACGACGCTGCGACAGGCGGGCCTGGAGGTGTTCGGACCGGTCATGCTGCAGTCGGAGGCGGTGGTGATCGCCGGGCCTCACGACGCCGACGGCACCGAGACACTGCTGCGACGCCTGCGCGGTGTCATGGTGGCCCGTCGCTACGTGCTCATCGACTACGACCTGCCCGCCGCGCTCGTCGACCAGGCCGTCGCATTGGCCCCGGGCATCGAGTCGCCCACGATCTCGCCCCTGCGCGACCCCGAGTGGGTCGCCGTGCGCGTCATGAGTCTGCGAAAGACCGTCAACCAGGTGATGGACGGTCTCTACGCCCTGGGCGCGCGGGCGATCCTGGTCACCGCGATCGACGCCGCGAGGCTCTGA
- a CDS encoding RsmB/NOP family class I SAM-dependent RNA methyltransferase — MSAPSAREVAFETVRAVHADDAYANLLLPKLIARAGLSTADSALATELAYGTLRRQGTYDAVIAAAADRATDRIDPVVLDALRVGVHQLLSTRIASHAAVNETVEIVRGAAGRPAAGFANAVLRRVSRDTPGDWMARVESSARSDDERLALHAAHPVWVIRALRRALAAEGRVDELDALLAADNAAPRVMMAALPGLADVPEGHTAALYSPFGFLAGSGDPGPLVRSSGGRLRVQDEGSQLAALALTRARPVADGERWLDLCAGPGGKTAILAAEALAHGARLEANELVPARARLVRHALAGVPGEIPVSEADGRERAASSPGAYDRILVDAPCTGLGALRRRPEARWRKAPGDVPALSALQTELLDAAIAALAPGGIVAYVTCSPHLAETAAVVGDVLHRHGDAVAQLDARAVVQDVALRPIDLAVPTDGSGRAQLWPHRHGTDAMSITLLQRR, encoded by the coding sequence GTGAGCGCACCCTCGGCGCGCGAGGTCGCCTTCGAGACGGTCCGTGCCGTCCATGCCGACGATGCCTATGCGAACCTGCTGCTGCCGAAGCTCATCGCCCGCGCCGGCCTCTCGACGGCCGACAGCGCCCTGGCCACCGAACTCGCCTACGGCACGCTGCGCCGCCAGGGCACGTATGACGCGGTGATCGCCGCGGCCGCCGACCGCGCCACCGACCGCATCGACCCCGTCGTGCTGGACGCTTTGCGGGTCGGCGTGCACCAGTTGCTGTCCACGCGCATAGCCTCGCACGCCGCTGTCAACGAGACCGTGGAGATCGTGAGAGGCGCGGCAGGCAGGCCCGCCGCAGGATTTGCCAACGCGGTGCTGCGCCGGGTGTCCCGCGACACCCCCGGCGACTGGATGGCCCGCGTGGAATCCTCCGCACGTTCTGACGACGAGCGACTCGCACTGCACGCGGCGCACCCCGTGTGGGTGATCCGGGCGCTGCGCCGGGCACTTGCCGCCGAGGGCCGCGTCGATGAGCTGGATGCGCTGCTGGCGGCCGACAACGCGGCACCGCGCGTCATGATGGCCGCCCTTCCGGGACTCGCCGACGTCCCTGAGGGTCATACCGCAGCCCTCTATTCGCCGTTCGGGTTCCTGGCAGGCTCGGGCGACCCCGGGCCGCTTGTGCGCTCGTCGGGCGGGCGGCTGCGAGTACAGGACGAGGGGTCGCAGCTTGCGGCCCTCGCGCTGACCCGCGCCCGTCCGGTCGCCGACGGCGAACGCTGGCTCGATCTGTGCGCGGGCCCCGGCGGCAAGACGGCGATCCTCGCCGCCGAAGCGCTCGCACACGGCGCCCGGCTCGAGGCGAACGAACTCGTGCCCGCCCGCGCTCGACTGGTGCGACACGCCCTGGCCGGGGTGCCGGGCGAGATCCCGGTCAGCGAAGCCGACGGACGCGAGCGCGCAGCATCCTCGCCCGGCGCCTACGACCGCATCCTCGTGGACGCACCGTGCACCGGCCTGGGCGCTCTGCGACGCCGGCCCGAGGCGCGGTGGCGCAAGGCACCCGGCGACGTCCCCGCCCTGTCCGCCCTGCAGACCGAACTGCTCGACGCCGCGATCGCGGCCTTGGCGCCAGGCGGCATCGTCGCGTACGTCACGTGCTCACCGCACCTCGCCGAGACCGCGGCGGTGGTCGGTGACGTCCTGCACAGGCACGGCGACGCCGTCGCGCAGCTCGATGCGCGCGCCGTCGTACAGGATGTCGCCCTGCGCCCCATCGATCTGGCCGTTCCCACCGACGGGTCGGGCCGCGCGCAGCTGTGGCCGCACCGTCACGGCACGGACGCGATGTCGATCACGCTGCTGCAGCGTCGCTGA
- a CDS encoding methionyl-tRNA formyltransferase encodes MRVVFAGTPAAAVPSLQRLAASGHDIVLVVTRPDAPLGRKRILTPSPVAQAAADLDLPIMKAARLDDDATETILAAAPDLGVIVAYGGLVREPLLSGPVHGWVNLHFSLLPRWRGAAPVQHALIAGDATTGAGVFQLQTGLDTGEILGELRYDIPPLATAGDVLDALAHRGAYLLEDVVTAVGGGTSTARPQTGEPTPAPKLTLGDALLRWDEPAERVLARWQGTTPEPGAYTTIDGARLKVLAAAPADTELRLTPGRFGQDGERVLVGTATEPIALERVQPAGRPAMDAADWWRGLRVDEPVAGS; translated from the coding sequence ATGCGCGTCGTCTTCGCAGGAACCCCTGCCGCCGCCGTCCCGTCGCTGCAGCGGCTCGCGGCATCCGGCCACGACATCGTCCTGGTGGTCACCCGACCGGATGCGCCGCTCGGACGCAAGCGCATCCTGACGCCGTCTCCGGTCGCGCAGGCGGCCGCCGACCTCGATCTGCCGATCATGAAGGCGGCGCGCCTGGATGACGATGCCACCGAGACGATCCTGGCGGCGGCGCCGGATCTCGGTGTGATCGTGGCCTACGGCGGCCTGGTGCGTGAACCGCTGCTGAGCGGCCCTGTGCACGGCTGGGTCAATCTGCACTTCTCCCTGCTGCCGCGCTGGCGGGGCGCGGCACCTGTTCAGCATGCGCTCATCGCCGGCGACGCGACCACCGGCGCCGGCGTCTTCCAGCTGCAGACCGGGCTGGACACCGGTGAGATCCTCGGCGAGCTGCGCTACGACATCCCGCCGCTTGCGACCGCAGGCGATGTGCTGGATGCGCTGGCCCACCGCGGGGCGTACCTGCTCGAAGACGTCGTGACCGCCGTCGGCGGGGGAACGAGCACCGCGCGGCCCCAGACCGGCGAGCCCACTCCGGCCCCGAAACTCACCCTCGGCGACGCGCTCCTGCGGTGGGACGAGCCTGCCGAGCGCGTGCTGGCACGCTGGCAGGGCACGACGCCCGAACCGGGGGCGTACACGACGATCGACGGCGCGCGGCTGAAGGTGCTCGCCGCCGCCCCGGCCGACACCGAGCTGCGGCTGACGCCCGGACGGTTCGGACAGGACGGCGAACGCGTGCTGGTGGGAACGGCGACCGAGCCGATCGCGCTGGAGCGCGTGCAGCCGGCAGGGCGACCCGCCATGGATGCCGCGGACTGGTGGCGCGGGTTGCGCGTGGACGAACCGGTGGCCGGTTCGTGA
- the rpe gene encoding ribulose-phosphate 3-epimerase, with protein sequence MPHTAAPRINPSILAADFVNMQRDLERIRTADFVHVDVMDNHFVPNLTFGPQMVERIQQTSPIPLDVHLMIDDPDRWAPGYAEQGAASVTFHLEAANEPVSLARRLRAIGARAGVAVKPMTPVEPLFEILDDVDQILVMTVEPGFGGQSFMPETMPKLRRLTDEARRRGSAVWLQVDGGISASTIAQAAEAGADTFVAGSAVFGAQDPATAIASLRQLAATRTH encoded by the coding sequence GTGCCCCACACCGCCGCGCCGCGCATCAACCCCAGCATCCTCGCCGCCGACTTCGTCAACATGCAGCGCGACCTCGAACGCATCCGCACCGCCGACTTCGTCCACGTCGATGTCATGGACAACCATTTTGTTCCGAACCTGACGTTCGGGCCGCAGATGGTCGAGCGCATCCAGCAGACCAGTCCCATCCCGCTGGATGTGCACCTGATGATCGATGATCCGGACCGATGGGCGCCCGGGTACGCCGAACAGGGGGCGGCATCGGTCACCTTCCACCTCGAAGCGGCAAACGAGCCTGTCTCCCTGGCGCGCCGGCTGCGCGCCATCGGGGCCCGCGCCGGCGTCGCCGTCAAGCCCATGACACCCGTCGAGCCGCTGTTCGAGATCCTCGACGATGTCGATCAGATCCTCGTGATGACGGTCGAGCCCGGCTTCGGCGGGCAGTCGTTCATGCCCGAGACCATGCCGAAGCTGCGCCGGCTGACCGACGAGGCCCGCCGACGCGGTTCTGCGGTCTGGCTGCAGGTCGACGGCGGGATCTCCGCATCCACGATCGCGCAGGCCGCCGAAGCCGGGGCCGACACCTTCGTCGCGGGCTCGGCGGTGTTCGGCGCACAGGACCCCGCCACCGCCATCGCCTCACTGCGGCAGCTCGCAGCCACCCGCACGCACTGA